A window of the Megalopta genalis isolate 19385.01 chromosome 2, iyMegGena1_principal, whole genome shotgun sequence genome harbors these coding sequences:
- the sqd gene encoding RNA-binding protein squid isoform X6 — protein sequence MADQENKDFSEDIADQNFEQNGEAENGGGDAAENGPESQEDRKLFVGGLSWETTDKELRDHFGTYGDIESINVKTDPNTGRSRGFAFIVFAKAESLDKIMAAGDHVINNKKVDPKKAKARHGKIFVGGISTELSDDDIKTFFSQFGNIVEIEMPFDKTKNQRKTFCFITFESEQVVNELLKTSKQTINGKEVDVKKATPKPDGMGGMRGGAGGRGGRGGRGGRGRGYGGQGGWGQGGYGGGYGGGYGQGGYGGGYDGYGGGYDYYGGGYGGYGGYDYSGYDGYGYGGGSYDGGYSGGRGGARGKGGSGFGGKQRGGGRQNQRHQPY from the exons ATGGCCGATCAGGAGAATAAGGACTTCAGCGAAGATATCGCAGATCAAAATTTCGAGCAGAACGGTGAAGCAGAGAACGGCGGCGGGGACGCCGCAGAAAATGGCCCAGAGTCTCAGGAGGACAG GAAATTGTTCGTTGGTGGACTAAGTTGGGAAACCACAGACA AGGAACTACGAGACCATTTTGGGACATATGGAGATATTGAAAGCATCAATGTCAAAACAGATCCTAATACAGGACGTTCCCGAGGATTTGCTTTTATTGTATTTGCAAAAGCAGAATCGCTTGATAAG ATTATGGCAGCTGGTGATCATGTAATTAACAACAAAAAAGTTGATCCCAAGAAGGCGAAAGCTAGGCATGGTAAAATCTTTGTTGGCGGTATTTCAACAGAATTATCCGATGATGATATTAAAACTTTCTTCTCACAATTTGGAAAC ATCGTCGAAATAGAAATGCCATTCGACAAGACAAAGAACCAAAGAAAGACGTTCTGCTTCATTACTTTCGAGTCTGAGCAAGTAGTAAATGAACTATTGAAAACTTCCAAACAGACAATCAATGGAAAAGAG GTCGATGTGAAAAAAGCCACACCTAAACCAGACGGTATGGGAGGGATGCGTGGTGGAGCCGGTGGACGTGGTGGCCGCGGTGGCAGGGGCGGGAGAGGACGCGGTTACGGCGGACAAGGCGGCTGGGGTCAAGGTGGATACGGTGGCGGATACGGCGGCGGTTACGGCCAAGGCGGTTATGGCGGTGGCTATGACGGCTACGGAGGAGGCTACGATTATTACGGCGGTGGGTACGGCGGCTATGGTGGTTACGACTACAGTGGATACG ACGGCTATGGCTATGGCGGTGGTAGTTACGATGGTGGCTACAGTGGTGGGCGCGGTGGTGCACGCGGTAAAG GAGGCTCAGGCTTCGGCGGAAAGCAGAGGGGAGGTGGTCGTCAAAACCAAAGGCACCAACCCTATTAA
- the sqd gene encoding RNA-binding protein squid isoform X2, with amino-acid sequence MADQENKDFSEDIADQNFEQNGEAENGGGDAAENGPESQEDRKLFVGGLSWETTDKELRDHFGTYGDIESINVKTDPNTGRSRGFAFIVFAKAESLDKIMAAGDHVINNKKVDPKKAKARHGKIFVGGISTELSDDDIKTFFSQFGNIVEIEMPFDKTKNQRKTFCFITFESEQVVNELLKTSKQTINGKEVDVKKATPKPDGMGGMRGGAGGRGGRGGRGGRGRGYGGQGGWGQGGYGGGYGGGYGQGGYGGGYDGYGGGYDYYGGGYGGYGGYDYSGYDGYGYGGGSYDGGYSGGRGGARGKGFLSYNKSHNSLNHHSIKPRHFQQDYQQRRLLPQNKTNHQESRQKL; translated from the exons ATGGCCGATCAGGAGAATAAGGACTTCAGCGAAGATATCGCAGATCAAAATTTCGAGCAGAACGGTGAAGCAGAGAACGGCGGCGGGGACGCCGCAGAAAATGGCCCAGAGTCTCAGGAGGACAG GAAATTGTTCGTTGGTGGACTAAGTTGGGAAACCACAGACA AGGAACTACGAGACCATTTTGGGACATATGGAGATATTGAAAGCATCAATGTCAAAACAGATCCTAATACAGGACGTTCCCGAGGATTTGCTTTTATTGTATTTGCAAAAGCAGAATCGCTTGATAAG ATTATGGCAGCTGGTGATCATGTAATTAACAACAAAAAAGTTGATCCCAAGAAGGCGAAAGCTAGGCATGGTAAAATCTTTGTTGGCGGTATTTCAACAGAATTATCCGATGATGATATTAAAACTTTCTTCTCACAATTTGGAAAC ATCGTCGAAATAGAAATGCCATTCGACAAGACAAAGAACCAAAGAAAGACGTTCTGCTTCATTACTTTCGAGTCTGAGCAAGTAGTAAATGAACTATTGAAAACTTCCAAACAGACAATCAATGGAAAAGAG GTCGATGTGAAAAAAGCCACACCTAAACCAGACGGTATGGGAGGGATGCGTGGTGGAGCCGGTGGACGTGGTGGCCGCGGTGGCAGGGGCGGGAGAGGACGCGGTTACGGCGGACAAGGCGGCTGGGGTCAAGGTGGATACGGTGGCGGATACGGCGGCGGTTACGGCCAAGGCGGTTATGGCGGTGGCTATGACGGCTACGGAGGAGGCTACGATTATTACGGCGGTGGGTACGGCGGCTATGGTGGTTACGACTACAGTGGATACG ACGGCTATGGCTATGGCGGTGGTAGTTACGATGGTGGCTACAGTGGTGGGCGCGGTGGTGCACGCGGTAAAG GTTTCCTGTCCTACAACAAATCTCATAACTCGTTAAATCATCATTCCATTAAACCACGCCACTTTCAACAAGATTATCAACAACGCAGATTACTGCCGCAAAATAAAACGAACCATCAGGAGTCACGACAGAAACTGTAA
- the sqd gene encoding RNA-binding protein squid isoform X4 — translation MADQENKDFSEDIADQNFEQNGEAENGGGDAAENGPESQEDRSTGGNQDSLNDRKLFVGGLSWETTDKELRDHFGTYGDIESINVKTDPNTGRSRGFAFIVFAKAESLDKIMAAGDHVINNKKVDPKKAKARHGKIFVGGISTELSDDDIKTFFSQFGNIVEIEMPFDKTKNQRKTFCFITFESEQVVNELLKTSKQTINGKEVDVKKATPKPDGMGGMRGGAGGRGGRGGRGGRGRGYGGQGGWGQGGYGGGYGGGYGQGGYGGGYDGYGGGYDYYGGGYGGYGGYDYSGYDGYGYGGGSYDGGYSGGRGGARGKGGSGFGGKQRGGGRQNQRHQPY, via the exons ATGGCCGATCAGGAGAATAAGGACTTCAGCGAAGATATCGCAGATCAAAATTTCGAGCAGAACGGTGAAGCAGAGAACGGCGGCGGGGACGCCGCAGAAAATGGCCCAGAGTCTCAGGAGGACAG GTCAACCGGAGGTAACCAGGATTCCTTGAATGATAG GAAATTGTTCGTTGGTGGACTAAGTTGGGAAACCACAGACA AGGAACTACGAGACCATTTTGGGACATATGGAGATATTGAAAGCATCAATGTCAAAACAGATCCTAATACAGGACGTTCCCGAGGATTTGCTTTTATTGTATTTGCAAAAGCAGAATCGCTTGATAAG ATTATGGCAGCTGGTGATCATGTAATTAACAACAAAAAAGTTGATCCCAAGAAGGCGAAAGCTAGGCATGGTAAAATCTTTGTTGGCGGTATTTCAACAGAATTATCCGATGATGATATTAAAACTTTCTTCTCACAATTTGGAAAC ATCGTCGAAATAGAAATGCCATTCGACAAGACAAAGAACCAAAGAAAGACGTTCTGCTTCATTACTTTCGAGTCTGAGCAAGTAGTAAATGAACTATTGAAAACTTCCAAACAGACAATCAATGGAAAAGAG GTCGATGTGAAAAAAGCCACACCTAAACCAGACGGTATGGGAGGGATGCGTGGTGGAGCCGGTGGACGTGGTGGCCGCGGTGGCAGGGGCGGGAGAGGACGCGGTTACGGCGGACAAGGCGGCTGGGGTCAAGGTGGATACGGTGGCGGATACGGCGGCGGTTACGGCCAAGGCGGTTATGGCGGTGGCTATGACGGCTACGGAGGAGGCTACGATTATTACGGCGGTGGGTACGGCGGCTATGGTGGTTACGACTACAGTGGATACG ACGGCTATGGCTATGGCGGTGGTAGTTACGATGGTGGCTACAGTGGTGGGCGCGGTGGTGCACGCGGTAAAG GAGGCTCAGGCTTCGGCGGAAAGCAGAGGGGAGGTGGTCGTCAAAACCAAAGGCACCAACCCTATTAA
- the sqd gene encoding RNA-binding protein squid isoform X10, translated as MADQENKDFSEDIADQNFEQNGEAENGGGDAAENGPESQEDRSTGGNQDSLNDRKLFVGGLSWETTDKELRDHFGTYGDIESINVKTDPNTGRSRGFAFIVFAKAESLDKIMAAGDHVINNKKVDPKKAKARHGKIFVGGISTELSDDDIKTFFSQFGNIVEIEMPFDKTKNQRKTFCFITFESEQVVNELLKTSKQTINGKEVDVKKATPKPDGMGGMRGGAGGRGGRGGRGGRGRGYGGQGGWGQGGYGGGYGGGYGQGGYGGGYDGYGGGYDYYGGGSGFGGKQRGGGRQNQRHQPY; from the exons ATGGCCGATCAGGAGAATAAGGACTTCAGCGAAGATATCGCAGATCAAAATTTCGAGCAGAACGGTGAAGCAGAGAACGGCGGCGGGGACGCCGCAGAAAATGGCCCAGAGTCTCAGGAGGACAG GTCAACCGGAGGTAACCAGGATTCCTTGAATGATAG GAAATTGTTCGTTGGTGGACTAAGTTGGGAAACCACAGACA AGGAACTACGAGACCATTTTGGGACATATGGAGATATTGAAAGCATCAATGTCAAAACAGATCCTAATACAGGACGTTCCCGAGGATTTGCTTTTATTGTATTTGCAAAAGCAGAATCGCTTGATAAG ATTATGGCAGCTGGTGATCATGTAATTAACAACAAAAAAGTTGATCCCAAGAAGGCGAAAGCTAGGCATGGTAAAATCTTTGTTGGCGGTATTTCAACAGAATTATCCGATGATGATATTAAAACTTTCTTCTCACAATTTGGAAAC ATCGTCGAAATAGAAATGCCATTCGACAAGACAAAGAACCAAAGAAAGACGTTCTGCTTCATTACTTTCGAGTCTGAGCAAGTAGTAAATGAACTATTGAAAACTTCCAAACAGACAATCAATGGAAAAGAG GTCGATGTGAAAAAAGCCACACCTAAACCAGACGGTATGGGAGGGATGCGTGGTGGAGCCGGTGGACGTGGTGGCCGCGGTGGCAGGGGCGGGAGAGGACGCGGTTACGGCGGACAAGGCGGCTGGGGTCAAGGTGGATACGGTGGCGGATACGGCGGCGGTTACGGCCAAGGCGGTTATGGCGGTGGCTATGACGGCTACGGAGGAGGCTACGATTATTACGGCG GAGGCTCAGGCTTCGGCGGAAAGCAGAGGGGAGGTGGTCGTCAAAACCAAAGGCACCAACCCTATTAA
- the sqd gene encoding RNA-binding protein squid isoform X8 has protein sequence MADQENKDFSEDIADQNFEQNGEAENGGGDAAENGPESQEDRSTGGNQDSLNDRKLFVGGLSWETTDKELRDHFGTYGDIESINVKTDPNTGRSRGFAFIVFAKAESLDKIMAAGDHVINNKKVDPKKAKARHGKIFVGGISTELSDDDIKTFFSQFGNIVEIEMPFDKTKNQRKTFCFITFESEQVVNELLKTSKQTINGKEVDVKKATPKPDGMGGMRGGAGGRGGRGGRGGRGRGYGGQGGWGQGGYGGGYGGGYGQGGYGGGYDGYGGGYDYYGGFLSYNKSHNSLNHHSIKPRHFQQDYQQRRLLPQNKTNHQESRQKL, from the exons ATGGCCGATCAGGAGAATAAGGACTTCAGCGAAGATATCGCAGATCAAAATTTCGAGCAGAACGGTGAAGCAGAGAACGGCGGCGGGGACGCCGCAGAAAATGGCCCAGAGTCTCAGGAGGACAG GTCAACCGGAGGTAACCAGGATTCCTTGAATGATAG GAAATTGTTCGTTGGTGGACTAAGTTGGGAAACCACAGACA AGGAACTACGAGACCATTTTGGGACATATGGAGATATTGAAAGCATCAATGTCAAAACAGATCCTAATACAGGACGTTCCCGAGGATTTGCTTTTATTGTATTTGCAAAAGCAGAATCGCTTGATAAG ATTATGGCAGCTGGTGATCATGTAATTAACAACAAAAAAGTTGATCCCAAGAAGGCGAAAGCTAGGCATGGTAAAATCTTTGTTGGCGGTATTTCAACAGAATTATCCGATGATGATATTAAAACTTTCTTCTCACAATTTGGAAAC ATCGTCGAAATAGAAATGCCATTCGACAAGACAAAGAACCAAAGAAAGACGTTCTGCTTCATTACTTTCGAGTCTGAGCAAGTAGTAAATGAACTATTGAAAACTTCCAAACAGACAATCAATGGAAAAGAG GTCGATGTGAAAAAAGCCACACCTAAACCAGACGGTATGGGAGGGATGCGTGGTGGAGCCGGTGGACGTGGTGGCCGCGGTGGCAGGGGCGGGAGAGGACGCGGTTACGGCGGACAAGGCGGCTGGGGTCAAGGTGGATACGGTGGCGGATACGGCGGCGGTTACGGCCAAGGCGGTTATGGCGGTGGCTATGACGGCTACGGAGGAGGCTACGATTATTACGGCG GTTTCCTGTCCTACAACAAATCTCATAACTCGTTAAATCATCATTCCATTAAACCACGCCACTTTCAACAAGATTATCAACAACGCAGATTACTGCCGCAAAATAAAACGAACCATCAGGAGTCACGACAGAAACTGTAA
- the sqd gene encoding RNA-binding protein squid isoform X7, giving the protein MADQENKDFSEDIADQNFEQNGEAENGGGDAAENGPESQEDRSTGGNQDSLNDRKLFVGGLSWETTDKELRDHFGTYGDIESINVKTDPNTGRSRGFAFIVFAKAESLDKIMAAGDHVINNKKVDPKKAKARHGKIFVGGISTELSDDDIKTFFSQFGNIVEIEMPFDKTKNQRKTFCFITFESEQVVNELLKTSKQTINGKEVDVKKATPKPDGMGGMRGGAGGRGGRGGRGGRGRGYGGQGGWGQGGYGGGYGGGYGQGGYGGGYDGYGGGYDYYGDGYGYGGGSYDGGYSGGRGGARGKGGSGFGGKQRGGGRQNQRHQPY; this is encoded by the exons ATGGCCGATCAGGAGAATAAGGACTTCAGCGAAGATATCGCAGATCAAAATTTCGAGCAGAACGGTGAAGCAGAGAACGGCGGCGGGGACGCCGCAGAAAATGGCCCAGAGTCTCAGGAGGACAG GTCAACCGGAGGTAACCAGGATTCCTTGAATGATAG GAAATTGTTCGTTGGTGGACTAAGTTGGGAAACCACAGACA AGGAACTACGAGACCATTTTGGGACATATGGAGATATTGAAAGCATCAATGTCAAAACAGATCCTAATACAGGACGTTCCCGAGGATTTGCTTTTATTGTATTTGCAAAAGCAGAATCGCTTGATAAG ATTATGGCAGCTGGTGATCATGTAATTAACAACAAAAAAGTTGATCCCAAGAAGGCGAAAGCTAGGCATGGTAAAATCTTTGTTGGCGGTATTTCAACAGAATTATCCGATGATGATATTAAAACTTTCTTCTCACAATTTGGAAAC ATCGTCGAAATAGAAATGCCATTCGACAAGACAAAGAACCAAAGAAAGACGTTCTGCTTCATTACTTTCGAGTCTGAGCAAGTAGTAAATGAACTATTGAAAACTTCCAAACAGACAATCAATGGAAAAGAG GTCGATGTGAAAAAAGCCACACCTAAACCAGACGGTATGGGAGGGATGCGTGGTGGAGCCGGTGGACGTGGTGGCCGCGGTGGCAGGGGCGGGAGAGGACGCGGTTACGGCGGACAAGGCGGCTGGGGTCAAGGTGGATACGGTGGCGGATACGGCGGCGGTTACGGCCAAGGCGGTTATGGCGGTGGCTATGACGGCTACGGAGGAGGCTACGATTATTACGGCG ACGGCTATGGCTATGGCGGTGGTAGTTACGATGGTGGCTACAGTGGTGGGCGCGGTGGTGCACGCGGTAAAG GAGGCTCAGGCTTCGGCGGAAAGCAGAGGGGAGGTGGTCGTCAAAACCAAAGGCACCAACCCTATTAA
- the sqd gene encoding RNA-binding protein squid isoform X5 encodes MADQENKDFSEDIADQNFEQNGEAENGGGDAAENGPESQEDRSTGGNQDSLNDRKLFVGGLSWETTDKELRDHFGTYGDIESINVKTDPNTGRSRGFAFIVFAKAESLDKIMAAGDHVINNKKVDPKKAKARHGKIFVGGISTELSDDDIKTFFSQFGNIVEIEMPFDKTKNQRKTFCFITFESEQVVNELLKTSKQTINGKEVDVKKATPKPDGMGGMRGGAGGRGGRGGRGGRGRGYGGQGGWGQGGYGGGYGGGYGQGGYGGGYDGYGGGYDYYGGGYGGYGGYDYSGYGFLSYNKSHNSLNHHSIKPRHFQQDYQQRRLLPQNKTNHQESRQKL; translated from the exons ATGGCCGATCAGGAGAATAAGGACTTCAGCGAAGATATCGCAGATCAAAATTTCGAGCAGAACGGTGAAGCAGAGAACGGCGGCGGGGACGCCGCAGAAAATGGCCCAGAGTCTCAGGAGGACAG GTCAACCGGAGGTAACCAGGATTCCTTGAATGATAG GAAATTGTTCGTTGGTGGACTAAGTTGGGAAACCACAGACA AGGAACTACGAGACCATTTTGGGACATATGGAGATATTGAAAGCATCAATGTCAAAACAGATCCTAATACAGGACGTTCCCGAGGATTTGCTTTTATTGTATTTGCAAAAGCAGAATCGCTTGATAAG ATTATGGCAGCTGGTGATCATGTAATTAACAACAAAAAAGTTGATCCCAAGAAGGCGAAAGCTAGGCATGGTAAAATCTTTGTTGGCGGTATTTCAACAGAATTATCCGATGATGATATTAAAACTTTCTTCTCACAATTTGGAAAC ATCGTCGAAATAGAAATGCCATTCGACAAGACAAAGAACCAAAGAAAGACGTTCTGCTTCATTACTTTCGAGTCTGAGCAAGTAGTAAATGAACTATTGAAAACTTCCAAACAGACAATCAATGGAAAAGAG GTCGATGTGAAAAAAGCCACACCTAAACCAGACGGTATGGGAGGGATGCGTGGTGGAGCCGGTGGACGTGGTGGCCGCGGTGGCAGGGGCGGGAGAGGACGCGGTTACGGCGGACAAGGCGGCTGGGGTCAAGGTGGATACGGTGGCGGATACGGCGGCGGTTACGGCCAAGGCGGTTATGGCGGTGGCTATGACGGCTACGGAGGAGGCTACGATTATTACGGCGGTGGGTACGGCGGCTATGGTGGTTACGACTACAGTGGATACG GTTTCCTGTCCTACAACAAATCTCATAACTCGTTAAATCATCATTCCATTAAACCACGCCACTTTCAACAAGATTATCAACAACGCAGATTACTGCCGCAAAATAAAACGAACCATCAGGAGTCACGACAGAAACTGTAA
- the sqd gene encoding RNA-binding protein squid isoform X9 — protein MADQENKDFSEDIADQNFEQNGEAENGGGDAAENGPESQEDRSTGGNQDSLNDRKLFVGGLSWETTDKELRDHFGTYGDIESINVKTDPNTGRSRGFAFIVFAKAESLDKIMAAGDHVINNKKVDPKKAKARHGKIFVGGISTELSDDDIKTFFSQFGNIVEIEMPFDKTKNQRKTFCFITFESEQVVNELLKTSKQTINGKEVDVKKATPKPDGMGGMRGGAGGRGGRGGRGGRGRGYGGQGGWGQGGYGGGYGGGYGQGGYGGGYDGYGGGYDYYGGGYGGYGGYDYSGYGGSGFGGKQRGGGRQNQRHQPY, from the exons ATGGCCGATCAGGAGAATAAGGACTTCAGCGAAGATATCGCAGATCAAAATTTCGAGCAGAACGGTGAAGCAGAGAACGGCGGCGGGGACGCCGCAGAAAATGGCCCAGAGTCTCAGGAGGACAG GTCAACCGGAGGTAACCAGGATTCCTTGAATGATAG GAAATTGTTCGTTGGTGGACTAAGTTGGGAAACCACAGACA AGGAACTACGAGACCATTTTGGGACATATGGAGATATTGAAAGCATCAATGTCAAAACAGATCCTAATACAGGACGTTCCCGAGGATTTGCTTTTATTGTATTTGCAAAAGCAGAATCGCTTGATAAG ATTATGGCAGCTGGTGATCATGTAATTAACAACAAAAAAGTTGATCCCAAGAAGGCGAAAGCTAGGCATGGTAAAATCTTTGTTGGCGGTATTTCAACAGAATTATCCGATGATGATATTAAAACTTTCTTCTCACAATTTGGAAAC ATCGTCGAAATAGAAATGCCATTCGACAAGACAAAGAACCAAAGAAAGACGTTCTGCTTCATTACTTTCGAGTCTGAGCAAGTAGTAAATGAACTATTGAAAACTTCCAAACAGACAATCAATGGAAAAGAG GTCGATGTGAAAAAAGCCACACCTAAACCAGACGGTATGGGAGGGATGCGTGGTGGAGCCGGTGGACGTGGTGGCCGCGGTGGCAGGGGCGGGAGAGGACGCGGTTACGGCGGACAAGGCGGCTGGGGTCAAGGTGGATACGGTGGCGGATACGGCGGCGGTTACGGCCAAGGCGGTTATGGCGGTGGCTATGACGGCTACGGAGGAGGCTACGATTATTACGGCGGTGGGTACGGCGGCTATGGTGGTTACGACTACAGTGGATACG GAGGCTCAGGCTTCGGCGGAAAGCAGAGGGGAGGTGGTCGTCAAAACCAAAGGCACCAACCCTATTAA
- the sqd gene encoding RNA-binding protein squid isoform X1: protein MADQENKDFSEDIADQNFEQNGEAENGGGDAAENGPESQEDRSTGGNQDSLNDRKLFVGGLSWETTDKELRDHFGTYGDIESINVKTDPNTGRSRGFAFIVFAKAESLDKIMAAGDHVINNKKVDPKKAKARHGKIFVGGISTELSDDDIKTFFSQFGNIVEIEMPFDKTKNQRKTFCFITFESEQVVNELLKTSKQTINGKEVDVKKATPKPDGMGGMRGGAGGRGGRGGRGGRGRGYGGQGGWGQGGYGGGYGGGYGQGGYGGGYDGYGGGYDYYGGGYGGYGGYDYSGYDGYGYGGGSYDGGYSGGRGGARGKGFLSYNKSHNSLNHHSIKPRHFQQDYQQRRLLPQNKTNHQESRQKL, encoded by the exons ATGGCCGATCAGGAGAATAAGGACTTCAGCGAAGATATCGCAGATCAAAATTTCGAGCAGAACGGTGAAGCAGAGAACGGCGGCGGGGACGCCGCAGAAAATGGCCCAGAGTCTCAGGAGGACAG GTCAACCGGAGGTAACCAGGATTCCTTGAATGATAG GAAATTGTTCGTTGGTGGACTAAGTTGGGAAACCACAGACA AGGAACTACGAGACCATTTTGGGACATATGGAGATATTGAAAGCATCAATGTCAAAACAGATCCTAATACAGGACGTTCCCGAGGATTTGCTTTTATTGTATTTGCAAAAGCAGAATCGCTTGATAAG ATTATGGCAGCTGGTGATCATGTAATTAACAACAAAAAAGTTGATCCCAAGAAGGCGAAAGCTAGGCATGGTAAAATCTTTGTTGGCGGTATTTCAACAGAATTATCCGATGATGATATTAAAACTTTCTTCTCACAATTTGGAAAC ATCGTCGAAATAGAAATGCCATTCGACAAGACAAAGAACCAAAGAAAGACGTTCTGCTTCATTACTTTCGAGTCTGAGCAAGTAGTAAATGAACTATTGAAAACTTCCAAACAGACAATCAATGGAAAAGAG GTCGATGTGAAAAAAGCCACACCTAAACCAGACGGTATGGGAGGGATGCGTGGTGGAGCCGGTGGACGTGGTGGCCGCGGTGGCAGGGGCGGGAGAGGACGCGGTTACGGCGGACAAGGCGGCTGGGGTCAAGGTGGATACGGTGGCGGATACGGCGGCGGTTACGGCCAAGGCGGTTATGGCGGTGGCTATGACGGCTACGGAGGAGGCTACGATTATTACGGCGGTGGGTACGGCGGCTATGGTGGTTACGACTACAGTGGATACG ACGGCTATGGCTATGGCGGTGGTAGTTACGATGGTGGCTACAGTGGTGGGCGCGGTGGTGCACGCGGTAAAG GTTTCCTGTCCTACAACAAATCTCATAACTCGTTAAATCATCATTCCATTAAACCACGCCACTTTCAACAAGATTATCAACAACGCAGATTACTGCCGCAAAATAAAACGAACCATCAGGAGTCACGACAGAAACTGTAA
- the sqd gene encoding RNA-binding protein squid isoform X3, with translation MADQENKDFSEDIADQNFEQNGEAENGGGDAAENGPESQEDRSTGGNQDSLNDRKLFVGGLSWETTDKELRDHFGTYGDIESINVKTDPNTGRSRGFAFIVFAKAESLDKIMAAGDHVINNKKVDPKKAKARHGKIFVGGISTELSDDDIKTFFSQFGNIVEIEMPFDKTKNQRKTFCFITFESEQVVNELLKTSKQTINGKEVDVKKATPKPDGMGGMRGGAGGRGGRGGRGGRGRGYGGQGGWGQGGYGGGYGGGYGQGGYGGGYDGYGGGYDYYGDGYGYGGGSYDGGYSGGRGGARGKGFLSYNKSHNSLNHHSIKPRHFQQDYQQRRLLPQNKTNHQESRQKL, from the exons ATGGCCGATCAGGAGAATAAGGACTTCAGCGAAGATATCGCAGATCAAAATTTCGAGCAGAACGGTGAAGCAGAGAACGGCGGCGGGGACGCCGCAGAAAATGGCCCAGAGTCTCAGGAGGACAG GTCAACCGGAGGTAACCAGGATTCCTTGAATGATAG GAAATTGTTCGTTGGTGGACTAAGTTGGGAAACCACAGACA AGGAACTACGAGACCATTTTGGGACATATGGAGATATTGAAAGCATCAATGTCAAAACAGATCCTAATACAGGACGTTCCCGAGGATTTGCTTTTATTGTATTTGCAAAAGCAGAATCGCTTGATAAG ATTATGGCAGCTGGTGATCATGTAATTAACAACAAAAAAGTTGATCCCAAGAAGGCGAAAGCTAGGCATGGTAAAATCTTTGTTGGCGGTATTTCAACAGAATTATCCGATGATGATATTAAAACTTTCTTCTCACAATTTGGAAAC ATCGTCGAAATAGAAATGCCATTCGACAAGACAAAGAACCAAAGAAAGACGTTCTGCTTCATTACTTTCGAGTCTGAGCAAGTAGTAAATGAACTATTGAAAACTTCCAAACAGACAATCAATGGAAAAGAG GTCGATGTGAAAAAAGCCACACCTAAACCAGACGGTATGGGAGGGATGCGTGGTGGAGCCGGTGGACGTGGTGGCCGCGGTGGCAGGGGCGGGAGAGGACGCGGTTACGGCGGACAAGGCGGCTGGGGTCAAGGTGGATACGGTGGCGGATACGGCGGCGGTTACGGCCAAGGCGGTTATGGCGGTGGCTATGACGGCTACGGAGGAGGCTACGATTATTACGGCG ACGGCTATGGCTATGGCGGTGGTAGTTACGATGGTGGCTACAGTGGTGGGCGCGGTGGTGCACGCGGTAAAG GTTTCCTGTCCTACAACAAATCTCATAACTCGTTAAATCATCATTCCATTAAACCACGCCACTTTCAACAAGATTATCAACAACGCAGATTACTGCCGCAAAATAAAACGAACCATCAGGAGTCACGACAGAAACTGTAA